One part of the Alligator mississippiensis isolate rAllMis1 chromosome 3, rAllMis1, whole genome shotgun sequence genome encodes these proteins:
- the CDH17 gene encoding cadherin-17 has translation MQEITKMFILHGLHIFYLLVFHLAACQHTEELHLSGPLQDMTFSVQEGTIGFQYLYQFIIEPPADSLRLSGETDGIFEIGPKQGILYFNKTLDRETKAVYKLQVNAVDAKGEKVKGPYIITVNVQDINDNQPQFDQEKYFGVVRPLPSRAGKPFMYVHATDFDDPTTPNAQLSYSIFQHFPNPYNVMLFEINNKTGGIATSPQGARLLDPQKQDHFTLVVTVKDLAGMTGNAFTNNADVEITVKENLWKAPPPVHIRENYLGPYPNNITQVQWNDPDAKYELLPKERLPRFPFTINKNGTIYVTEPLDREEKDFYTFYATAKDEQGEILDKPLEIQIVVEDVNDNPPVCQKALTIFEVQENENVGSIIGTLEASDMDQQGTLNSRLQFHIVDQNPKIPVDKLFIVQQEAGTFQLRSSSLNKHIVSNYTLKVEVTDAGFKTECDVQINIIDINDQIPIFEKSDYGNVTIPEDTPIGNVIQEIQATDVDEPFTGSSQIIYQIEEGDPGKNFFIETDPKTNRGFIKIQKALDFEKTPMYNLTIKATNPEPLVSGVQYRSNSTAYFRVIVTDVNEPPVFRQLTYITAVYEDTPVNTWVMKAEAYDPEGDEIRYTLKNNNRKWLRIDEISGDIYIASHLDRETERAYRVEVTAIQTSKESQSSTAIFILHIRDVNDNAPRLARNYSLFFCHPLSGGEGAQIEATDDDEHDPEFTFSIEGDENIKRNWGISRINGTHVYLYPKSTDLEAKMHNIPLKIKDKGEPPLERNLNLQVNICRCTDARTCFIELAHNSQSPSVGMAVGILLAVAIVVGGILGGVFFHLNRKKKKERKEADQNAKNPAEMIALTS, from the exons GCTGCCTGCCAGCATACAGAGGAACTGCATCTAAGCGGACCTCTGCAAGACATGACTTTCAGTGTTCAAGAAGGTACAATTGGATTTCAGTACCTATACCAG TTCATAATAGAGCCGCCTGCTGATAGTCTGAGACTAAGTGGTGAAACAGATGGCATCTTTGAAATCGGACCAAAGCAAGGAATTTTGTATTTCAATAAGACTTTAGACAGAGAAACCAAAGCTGTCTATAAGTTACAG GTGAATGCCGTAGATGCAAAGGGAGAGAAAGTAAAAGGTCCCTACATTATCACTGTAAATGTTCAGGACATCAATGATAACCAGCCGCAGTTTGACCAGGAAAAGTATTTTGGAGTAGTGAGGCCACTACCTTCACGTGCAG GCAAACCTTTCATGTATGTGCATGCTACTGACTTTGATGATCCTACAACTCCCAATGCACAGCTGAGTTACAGCATTTTCCAGCATTTTCCTAACCCCTATAATGTGATGCTTTTTGAGATCAATAATAAAACTGGAGGAATCGCTACTAGTCCTCAAG GAGCTCGTCTTCTAGATCCCCAGAAGCAGGATCATTTCACCCTTGTTGTCACAGTGAAGGATTTGGCAGGAATGACAGGGAATGCTTTCACCAATAATGCTGATGTGGAAATCACTGTTAAGGAGAACCTTTGGAAGGCACCTCCTCCAGTACATATCAGAGAGAACTATCTTGGTCCCTATCCCAACAACATCACTCAG gtaCAGTGGAATGATCCAGATGCAAAATATGAACTTCTTCCAAAAGAGAGGTTGCCCAGGTTCCCATTTACGATCAATAAGAACGGGACTATTTATGTGACTGAACCATTGGACAGGGAAGAAAAGGATTTT TATACCTTCTATGCAACTGCAAAAGATGAACAAGGAGAAATACTAGACAAGCCTTTGGAAATTCAAATTGTGGTGGAAGATGTTAATGATAATCCACCTGTGTGCCAGAAAGCTTTAACCATATTTGAAGTTCAGGAGAATGAAAATGTag GAAGTATTATTGGAACTCTGGAAGCTTCAGACATGGATCAACAAGGCACTCTTAATTCTCGCTTGCAATTCCATATTGTGGATCAGAACCCCAAAATTCCTGTAGATAAATTATTCATTGTTCAGCAAGAAGCCGGGACATTCCAGTTAAGGAGCTCTTCATTAAACAAGCACATAGTTTCTAACTATACCCTGAAAGTGGAAGTAACAGATGCAG GATTCAAAACAGAGTGTGATGTGCAAATAAATATCATTGACATCAATGATCAGATTCccatctttgaaaaatcagat TATGGTAATGTGACTATTCCAGAAGATACTCCAATAGGAAATGTAATACAAGAAATTCAAGCTACTGATGTAGATGAACCATTCACTGGAAGCTCTCAAATCATTTACCAGATTGAAGAGGGGGACCCAGGAAAAAATTTCTTCATAGAGACAGACCCCAAAACAAATAGAGGATTCATCAAGATTCAAAAG GCTCTCGATTTTGAAAAAACTCCAATGTATAACCTTACGATCAAGGCCACAAACCCTGAACCTCTGGTGTCTGGAGTACAGTATCGGTCAAACTCCACTGCCTATTTCAGAGTTATTGTGACTGATGTGAACGAACCACCTGTTTTCAGGCAGCTTACTTATATAACAGCTGTATATGAAGATACTCCTGTAAACACCTGGGTAATGAAAGCAGAGGCATATGATCCTGAGGGGGATgaaataag ATATACCTTAAAGAACAATAACAGGAAGTGGCTACGAATTGATGAAATCTCTGGAGACATATATATTGCTTCACATTTGGATCGAGAAACAGAACGTGCATACAGAGTAGAGGTCACTGCAATACAGACAA GTAAAGAATCTCAGAGCTCCACAGCGATCTTCATACTACACATAAGAGACGTGAATGATAATGCTCCCCGCTTAGCTAGGAATTATTCTCTATTCTTCTGCCATCCACTCAGTGGAGGAGAAGGTGCACAAATTGAAGCTACTGATGATGATGAACATGATCCAGAGTTCACTTTTTCTATTGAGGGTGatgaaaatataaaaaggaacTGGGGGATCTCTAGAATCAATG GTACCCATGTTTACCTTTACCCAAAGAGCACTGATCTAGAGGCAAAAATGCATAACATCCCACTAAAAATTAAGGACAAGGGAGAACCACCATTGGAAAGAAACCTGAATCTCCAAG TAAACATCTGCAGGTGTACAGATGCCAGGACATGTTTTATTGAATTAGCACACAATTCACAGTCACCATCAGTCGGCATGGCGGTTGGTATCCTTCTTGCAGTAGCGATAGTCGTTG